One Nicotiana tomentosiformis chromosome 4, ASM39032v3, whole genome shotgun sequence genomic window carries:
- the LOC138909754 gene encoding uncharacterized protein has translation MNVNEYYLKFVALAKYAPEMVRDMRSRVKRFVLGLSDDLFACANIASQNNDMTITKMVAFVQGNEDRLKEKERLQKEKDMEFSKRAKSAGNFIHKGSHGGGNRQFFTKPKPRPAPSSVSAPVQRSKFNKKSQNFRAAASHNSQAQQRRGAAKSGNTGGGRNRLYALAGRQDTEAHGDVVTCMLTVFTFDVYALMDLGSTLSYVTPYIAKQFGIEPEKLCEPFEVSTLFGESVIARRIYRGCPIKVYHHLTVADLVELEMVDFDFPEVFPEDLPGVPPDREIDLGIDLLPGTKLISIPPYRMAPAKLKELKVQLKDLLDKRFIRPSVSPWGAPVLFVRKKDGSLLMCIGYYQLNKVIIKNKYPLPIIDDLFDQLQGAQCYSKIDLRSGKLLQRFVEGFSSISSPLTRLTQKKAIFQQSYACEKSFEELKNRLTSAPVLTLPEGTEGFVVYCNASGVDLGCVLMQHGKANVVADALSHGSMGSLAHVETDK, from the exons ATGAATGTGAACGAGTACTACCTCAAGTTCGTCGCTCTAGCCAAGTATGCTCCAGAAATGGTGCGTGATATGAGGTCTAGAGTTAAGCGATTTGTGTTGGGGCTTTCAGATGACTTATTTGCTTGTGCTAATATAGCTTCTCAGAACAATGACATGACCATTACAAAGATGGTTGCCTTTGTTCAAGGGAACGAAGACAGACTGAAGGAAAAAGAGAGGCTACAGAAAGAGAAGGACATGGAATTCAGCAAGAGAGCTAAGTCTGCAGGAAATTTTATCCATAAGGGATCTCATGGAGGTGGTAACCGTCAGTTCTTCACGAAACCAAAACCAAGACCTGCTCCATCTTCAGTTAGTGCACCAGTTCAGAGGTCCAAGTTTAACAAGAAAAGCCAGAATTTCAGAGCAGCAG CCTCTCATAACTCTCAAGCCCAACAAAGGCGTGGTGCAGCAAAGTCTGGTAATACGGGCGGTGGTCGGAATCGCTTGTATGCACTAGCAGGCCGTCAGGATACAGAGGCTCATGGAGATGTAGTCACATGTATGCTAACAGTATTCACCTTTGATGTTTATGCTCTTATGGATCTTGGATCCACCCTATCTTATGTAACCCCATATATTGCAAAgcaatttgggatagaaccagaaaaGTTGTGTGAACCCTTTGAAGTGTCCACTCTATTTGGAGAATCAGTTATAGCTAGACGTATCTATAGGGGATGTCCAATCAAAGTGTATCATCACCTTACTGTAGCAGACTTAGTAGAATTAGAGATGGTAGACTTCGAT TTCCCGGAAGTGTTTCCTGAAGATCTTCCCGGAGTCCCTCCCGATAGAGAGATTGACTTGGGAATTGATCTACTCCCCGGCACTAAGCTGATATCTATTCCGCCTTATAGAATGGCTCCCGCAAAGTTGAAAGAGCTAAAAGTCCAATTGAAAGATCTTCTAGATAAGCGATTTATAAGGCcaagtgtctcaccttggggcgcaccggtatTGTTTGTTCGAAAGAAGGATGGGTCTTTGCTCATGTGCATTGGCTATTATCAGTTGAATAAAGTcatcatcaagaacaagtaccctctTCCCATAATAGATGATTTattcgatcaacttcagggtgcccagTGTTATTCCAAGATTGACCTCAGATCagg CAAGCTATTACAGCGTTTCGTAGAGGGATTTTCCTCTATCTCATCCCCTTTGACTAGACTGACTCAGAAGAAGGCCATATTTCAGCAGTCATATGCTTGCGAGAAAAGTTTTGAGGAGTTGAAGAATAGGTTGACTTCAGCTCCAGTATTGACACTACCGGAAGGAACCGAAGGGTTCGTTGTTTATTGTAATGCTTCAGGGGTTGATCTTGGGTGCGTGTTAATGCAGCACG GGAAAGCAAATGTTGTAGCCGATGCTCTCAGTCATGGTTCTATGGGGAGCTTAGCTCATGTTGAGACAGACAAGTGA